In one Apostichopus japonicus isolate 1M-3 chromosome 18, ASM3797524v1, whole genome shotgun sequence genomic region, the following are encoded:
- the LOC139958520 gene encoding uncharacterized protein — translation MSFTSQIFIMAIVLLLLQPFKLSSGEPGGRALWRPGKKRSGQLQQRLTPARYPAPYNDFQQEGDTSPVIDYPSRINDVNGLRMKQKNDLAEIFGYKQHRQQPVYSMY, via the exons ATGAGTTTTACTTCTCAAATATTCATCATGGCTATTGTGCTCTTACTACTACAACCTTTCAAACTGAGCTCAGGAGAACCTGGGGGGAGGGCTCTCTGGCGACCTGGTAAGAAAAGATCTGGACAGCTACAACAGAGATTGACCCCTGCCAGG TATCCAGCACCTTACAATGATTTCCAGCAAGAAGGAGACACATCACCAGTAATTGATTACCCTTCAAGAATTAATGATGTTAATGGATTG agaatgaaacagaaaaacgatCTAGCAGAAATATTTGGGTACAAGCAACATCGTCAACAGCCAGTTTACTCGATGTACTGA